The Amaranthus tricolor cultivar Red isolate AtriRed21 chromosome 6, ASM2621246v1, whole genome shotgun sequence genome has a segment encoding these proteins:
- the LOC130815237 gene encoding uncharacterized protein LOC130815237 isoform X1: protein MGWKEKEATREFTPRGNVDALHMVLGKDHSGRVVGKGGVRVGLQKAFGKECVATQSRTMLRDEVATIRVEIMKDVLAKLAVVLQKMGAPVLDLENLIVEDQESQHGDPNDSVEPTPEPITPVAPLPITFPEGENPTPETINSVAQNPEPTPEPVLQEATPCSLLLPQLGVASDGDLTEVAYGVAQPTKEGQTVHSMRVTSGHISVTVKTIVKGFEDFSLPVPMPAWSLEKPSDALGSFITWLYAWVRFTNMVRIICTLFIFIFLIACLH from the exons atgggctggaaggaaaaagaagctacgagggagttcaccccaagaggcaatgttgacgcattgcatatggtcttagggaaagaccatagtgggcgggtagtcggaaagggaggcgtccgcgtggggttacagaaggcattcggcaaagagtgtgttgctacccAATCCCGAACGATGCTGCGAGATGAAGTAGCAACCATCCGAGTAGAGATTatgaaggacgttctcgccaaactggccgtcgtgttgcagaagatgggagcacccgttCTTGACTTGgaaaacctgattgtcgaggatcaggaaagtcaacatggggatcctaatgattcggtcgagccaacacccgagcccattacccccgtagcacccctgcccattactttccctgaaggggaaaaccccacaccggagaccataaactccgttgctcaaaatccggagccaactccagagccagtgctacag gaggcgactccttgttctcttttgttgcctcagttaggtgttgctagtgatggcgacttaactgaggttgcatatggtgtggcccagccaaccaaagagggccaaacagtgcattcgatgcgtgttacaagtggccacatcagtgtgaccgtgaaaactattgtaaaggggtttgaagatttctcactcccggttccaatgccagcatggagccttgagaaaccaTCAGAtgccctaggtagtttcatcacatggctatatgcttgggtccgattcactaacatggtaagaatcatttgtaccttatttatttttatttttttaattgcatgtttacactaa